TAAATATATCTATGAATTCTCGTTTGAAGGCTTCTTCGTTATCAATTAAAACAACTTTATCAGGTGTATGCAAAGTACATGGCAGTTGATAACACTGTTGTGTTTCTGCCATATTCTGCTGATGAAACGCCGCGATATAACGTTGAAATAATTTTTCGATAACTGTTTTTTGCATTGGTTACTTAATACCTACTGGGTATAACTCAAACTTGGTTAAACCAATTTGATTAATTAAGCTTATAAAAAAGCCCTCAACTGAGGGCTTTTAAAAAAATCTTATTTAGCTAACAACTGATAACAACTCAACGTCGAATATCAAGGTTGCGTACGGAGGAATTGCACCTTGAGAGCCACGCTCACCGTAAGCTAAACCGTAAGGTACGTATAAACGCCATTTCGAACCTTCAGTCATTAATTGTAATGCTTCAGTCCAACCAGCAATAACACCGCCTACTGGAAATTCAGCAGGTTGGCCACGTTCAACAGAGCTATCAAAAATATCACCATTGATGAATGTACCATGGTAATGCACGCGTACTGTGCTTGCAGCAGTTGGCGTTTCGCCTTCACCCGTTGCGATTACTTCGTACTGCAAACCTGATTCAGTTGTTGTTACTTCATCACGTTTTGCATTTTCAACTAAAAACTCTTCGCCTTCAGCTGCTTTAACTTTAGCTTCAGCTTGCTCTAGTTCTTGCATTTTTTTAGATACAATACCAAATGCTTCATTTAAATCTTCATCAGATACTTGGCTGTCAGCATTTGCAATAGCATCTGCTAAACCAGCTTGTACAGCTGATACGTCAAAGTCTTTAAAAGGGTTGTTACGAAGTTGGTCACCTAGTTGACGACCTACGCCATAGCTTACGCGTTGTTCAATTGTTTCAAATTTATTTTCAGACATTATTTAATCTTCACTTAATTTATACGATAAAAATTCGCGATACAATAGCATAAATTTCACGCCCTCTGAAGGGCTAGCGTTAGCGATTTTGTTATTTATTATAAATTTTTTATCTTTAATTGTACTTGACACGTTTTGCCTGCAATCATCTTTTACTCTATCTAACCTTCAGTAATTTTCTGATAACACTGCGTTAACACTGGGGCTGATAAATTAAATTCTTTTACTAGCATCATTGGATAAGCAACGAGTACATCAAATTCGGAGTTATTCCCCGCTGCCAAGTCTCGTTGCATTGAGGTTTCACTACTGTCGGGTAAGCGTGATAAAAAGCTCAATGTTTCTTTAATATGTTTATCGCCAAGGTTTACGCCAGATTTTCGAGCAATATCTGCATATTCATTAACAATACGCTCTAATAAAAATGCGATATGACTTTGTGAACGAATTTCGCCTAAATTCAATTTTCTCGCTGAGGCTAAAGCTCCCCAGGCAGCAACAAGTATGTACTTTCGCCACAATGCCAGTTCTATATCACTCGTTACCCCGACACTAATACCTGCTAATTTTAAGCGTTTAGCTATTGCACTAAGCCGTTCAGTTTCATCAGCTTGCAAGGCAGCACCCTGCTCATTCATTTTTAAAGCCGTATTATCTACTATGGGTTTATTAATAAAAGCACCTAAAGTGATATGAGGTTTTGCGCCGGTATGATTGATCACACCCGTAGCCGATTTTTCAGCAATAATTTTTGCTAAACCGCCAATAATATTTTCACGTGGGATGCCCTGAGCCTGCGTTATATCAGCAGCATTAACACCATTTAACAAAGGTATTACGCGGGTATTATTTACGATTAATGGTTTTATTTGTGCAATAGCTGTATTTAATTGATAAGACTTTACGCAGATAAATATAACATCGGCAGGTGTTGCTAAACTATTAATCGTTAAGCTTTCGCCATCAACCACATTAACATTATTTAGCTGAACATCACCTTCTATACTCTTGATCATCAATCCCGATGTTTGCATGGTTTTAAATTGCTCGCCCCGGGCAACAAACGTAACATTTTCACCGTGCTGCGCTAAGCGGCCACCAAAATAACCACCAACAGCACCACAGCCAACGATAACAAAATGCATCACTCATCCTTTTAGTTCTAATTTAGGGTGAAGTTTATCATGAAGATACTCAAATGATCAGACGCTTCAGGGCTAAAATTTAAATAACAACAATTTGTGATACCCATGATTTCAACTAAACTTATGGGTTGTAACTACGGTTTCATCACTATAGATGAAATTACGACATCTAATTTACAAGAACATAGATAGTATTAGAAAAACAGAAATACGTTTAATTGCAGTATTCAATTGTATTAAGGGGTATGGAGTAATGTTTATCTGTTTTTATGAGTTTGTTCAAAAATATAATACAAACAAATAACTCAAGGGACATTATCATGAGCAAAGTTATATTAATTGCCTTAGCTATAGTCTTATTCAGTGGTTGTGGCGATGCCAGCAAAACATCGAGTACTGCAACAATTGATAAAACTGAAACGAGTAGTAAAGCGACTAAAGAACAAACAACTACACAAAATGATGCTATTAATATTGAAGAAACTCAAGCAATGGTATTACTTAGTGGTCTGCCAACCTTAGGTACTTCCGATAGCATCGCTATTATTGATATGGATCCCGACTCGGCCAATTTTGGCAATATACTTTATGACTACCCACTCCCCAAACTTGATGCACCTATGCACCACCTTTATTACAGCCCTAACGGACGTTTGTATGCCACGGGGCTGGGCTCTCAATGTAGCTTAGCTGAAATTGACTTGGTCAGAAACGCAAAAGCTGAGCCGATAATTAGTAATTTTGAATGCTTAAACACCAACGGACAAAATGTTGGAGAAGATATTATGTGGCATAACGTCAATGGTGAGCTAACGATGTTCGTTACCTTTATGGGCGGCTCTGATTTAACTCAAATTGACGCAGGTACGGTCGGCGTATTCAATGCCCAAACGAATGAAGTCATTAAAATTATTGAAGCAAGAAAGTCTCAAGTAGAAGCAGGTCAGCCTTATATCATGTTCCCACATGGCATTTCAGCTTATGGGGATAGAATGGTAGTCACATCTTCTACTCACCCAGCCATTGCCACAGAAGTTGGTAATTCCATAACCATTATCGATTTAAATACTTTAAAACCAATCGAAACTATTGTTATTGAAGATGCCAAGCCTGTGGGCTTCCCTTCATCGCCTGTCGAAGTGCTTTTTGTTCGTCCCAGTATTGTCGAAGGGGTGGAGCCAGCTATTTTGGTTAATACTTTATTCGGTTTTGAGACTTGGAAAGTGCCTTATAACGAGAAAACTAAAACGTTTAATACGCCAGAAAAGTTATATGACGGAGCCACAGCAGGTACAGCAGTACCGTTAGAGTTTTATGGTAATGAAGATGAATTATTTATCAGTCATGGCGTGCCCGGTATAGTTAAACGCTACGATTTAAAACAGTTACCCAATTTAGTATCTTCAGGCGAAGATATAAAGGCAGAAAGCGGTGCGCATCACATGATATTTTATAAAACCGCAGCCGGTCGCAAGCTCATTGCCGTACAAAACAATTTATTAAATTTAGGTGACGCTAAAGACAATGACCCCACCGACATAGATTTTCTGGTGAAACTAAA
The Colwellia sp. Arc7-D genome window above contains:
- a CDS encoding 2-dehydropantoate 2-reductase, with product MHFVIVGCGAVGGYFGGRLAQHGENVTFVARGEQFKTMQTSGLMIKSIEGDVQLNNVNVVDGESLTINSLATPADVIFICVKSYQLNTAIAQIKPLIVNNTRVIPLLNGVNAADITQAQGIPRENIIGGLAKIIAEKSATGVINHTGAKPHITLGAFINKPIVDNTALKMNEQGAALQADETERLSAIAKRLKLAGISVGVTSDIELALWRKYILVAAWGALASARKLNLGEIRSQSHIAFLLERIVNEYADIARKSGVNLGDKHIKETLSFLSRLPDSSETSMQRDLAAGNNSEFDVLVAYPMMLVKEFNLSAPVLTQCYQKITEG
- a CDS encoding FKBP-type peptidyl-prolyl cis-trans isomerase: MSENKFETIEQRVSYGVGRQLGDQLRNNPFKDFDVSAVQAGLADAIANADSQVSDEDLNEAFGIVSKKMQELEQAEAKVKAAEGEEFLVENAKRDEVTTTESGLQYEVIATGEGETPTAASTVRVHYHGTFINGDIFDSSVERGQPAEFPVGGVIAGWTEALQLMTEGSKWRLYVPYGLAYGERGSQGAIPPYATLIFDVELLSVVS